GGAATAAAAAAAGCTTCAGGTAAATCTGAAGCTTTTTTGTTTTTATCTATGTTGTAAATAATATCTTAAATAAATTACAAAGTTCTTGCGTTAAAAGTATCTCCTTGATTAACATCACCTGTATCAAAACCTTTTTTAAACCAACGCATTCTCTGAGCAGAAGTTCCGTGTGTAAAAGAATCAGGAACAACTCTTCCTGTAGAGTTCTTTTGCAAACGATCATCACCAATTGCATGAGCAGCATTTAAAGCTTCTTCTAAATCACCATTTTCCATCATTTTATTAATTCTTTGAGAATGATGTGCCCAAACACCAGCATAAAAATCTGCTTGTAATTCTAACATTACAGAATATTTATTGTATTGTGTTTGACTCACTTTACCACGCATAGATTGTACTTTTCTATTAACACCTGTAATATTCTGAATATGATGCCCAACTTCATGTGCAATTACATAGGCTTGTGCAAAATCTCCAGGAGCATTCAATTTTCTTTCCATTTCTTGAAAAAAGCTTAAATCGATGTATAATTTTTCATCACCTGGACAGTAAAAAGGACCTGTTGAACTTGATGCACTTCCACAAGCAGAATTTACAGATCCAGTGAAAATAACCAACGTTGGTTCTCTATAATTTGGTATTATTTGATTCCAAATATCTTCTGTATCCGCTAAAATTGTGGCGCTAAAATCTGCTAATTCATTTTCTTTTGCAGTTCCTTTATAAGTAGTAGTAGATTGTATTTGGTTATTTGTATTACCTGTTAAAAAATTTAATGGATTGTTACCTGTAAAATACATTACACCCAAAATAACGGCTACAATAATTAACCCTTTTTTTGAAGTGACTAATTTTAATAAAAGACCAATTATCATCGGACTTAAACCTCCTAAACCACTACCAGAATTACTACTTGAAGAAGCGCCTCTTCTATCATCTACATTAGCGCTTTTTCTTCTTCCTTTCCATTTCATAAACTTATATTTTAAAAATCTAAATCTACTACTTATTTTTTAGTTGATAAAATTCAATTTTAATGATATATAAAACAGTTTCAATTTTTAAGATTTGTAAAAAATTTCAAACCTATTAAGAAGCTTTAATTATTTCACTTAATACCTGTTTAAAAGTATCCACCGGTTGTGCTCCTGTAACTGCACTTTGTCTATTAAATACAATTGTTGGTACAGAACTAACACCTAAATTTTGCCAATACTTTTCTTTACTTTTAATTTCAAAACGAGCTTCTTCATTATCTAACTTAGCTAAACCTTCTTCTGTATTTAAACCAACATCTAATAAAGCTTGTTTTAAAATATCTCTTTTAGACACATCTTTACGATCACTAAAAAATGCTTTTGTTAATGTCATTTTTAATTCGGTTTGTTTACCGAAATCTTTGGCATATTCTAATAAAACATGAGCATCAAAAGTATTTACCATTCGCATTTCATCAAAATAGTCGAATTTGAAACCTAATTCTGCTCCAGCCTCTGTCATATTTTGTTTCGATGCCTTTTGCTGTTCAGGAGTAGAACCATACTTTTCAGTAATATGTTCATTTACATTCTGACCTTCTGCTGGCATATTTGGATTCAACTCAAAAGGTTGCCATTCAATTTCTACTTGATCTTCAATTCCAAGTTCTGAAATTGCTTTTTCTAAACGTTTGTATCCAATGGTACACCAAGGACAAACTACATCAGAAACGATATCTATTTTTAATTTTTTTTTCATTTTATTTTTTAATTACTATTTATAAGAAACA
The window above is part of the Polaribacter sp. SA4-12 genome. Proteins encoded here:
- the ypfJ gene encoding KPN_02809 family neutral zinc metallopeptidase; translated protein: MKWKGRRKSANVDDRRGASSSSNSGSGLGGLSPMIIGLLLKLVTSKKGLIIVAVILGVMYFTGNNPLNFLTGNTNNQIQSTTTYKGTAKENELADFSATILADTEDIWNQIIPNYREPTLVIFTGSVNSACGSASSSTGPFYCPGDEKLYIDLSFFQEMERKLNAPGDFAQAYVIAHEVGHHIQNITGVNRKVQSMRGKVSQTQYNKYSVMLELQADFYAGVWAHHSQRINKMMENGDLEEALNAAHAIGDDRLQKNSTGRVVPDSFTHGTSAQRMRWFKKGFDTGDVNQGDTFNARTL
- a CDS encoding DsbA family oxidoreductase, which produces MKKKLKIDIVSDVVCPWCTIGYKRLEKAISELGIEDQVEIEWQPFELNPNMPAEGQNVNEHITEKYGSTPEQQKASKQNMTEAGAELGFKFDYFDEMRMVNTFDAHVLLEYAKDFGKQTELKMTLTKAFFSDRKDVSKRDILKQALLDVGLNTEEGLAKLDNEEARFEIKSKEKYWQNLGVSSVPTIVFNRQSAVTGAQPVDTFKQVLSEIIKAS